From the Solibacillus sp. FSL R5-0449 genome, one window contains:
- a CDS encoding EAL domain-containing protein, with amino-acid sequence MENDMNYLKFKQLFSDQNKSEEVNNDFFNYFTSLTNNHPNIVVVLSKFGKVLSSNSQKLHALLGKPILNEADFRQFVYGDNLELLRNTFQKTLKGHSEKCNIEIRNDLNNTLFLDLTFIPIIIDDETIGIYLIVTDNTDKTLMKQELLLWENHLNYAQQIAEIGSWEYHFKEDKLICSKNFYNMFGLDYKKYISIDEPFKQIHPDDLNISIQYLQKSIHEGENYTHKVRVYHKKTNELKYFKVHAEVFWEEGKPTKVFGIIKDETYQTLLKKQLIEQNEGYKSIFDNLTSGIWMKEDIGGKFLFASKGLEEILEIPLSTLYEDSKAWHNMIQPVHLTELENGKKKLMRGNSFQWIYRINSGNENTKWLLEEVVPRLDDHGQITNIFGLVTDITYEIEKEHKINYLSNYDHLTGLPNQQSLFKQLDLLCESDNPFAILYFDLDRFNIINDSLGYYIGDKTLKYVANRLEKIMPKDSYLARLSSNDFIMIIHNFENKKEVLQYAKMIIKKIREPFTIEDYELNISTSIGITFYPDEGKEKLTLLKNAHTALHKAKKEGKSNFQLSSDEGDISNYKKYALDRDMRKAISNEEFELHFQPQVETRNGSLCGAEALIRWNHKEWGLVSPGEFIPLAEENHMINGITDWVIEKVCQLLKEWKEKGLPIIPIAINIPPIRFMKKGLLQHVKLQLEKYGIDPFYLEFEITEDTLLNIESSVYLTIQSLKDLGIRIAVDDFGTGYASLASIRKFKPNKIKIDKIFIDNINNEDKVDNGIICATLHLAKSLEMNVVAEGVEEFEQLKFLKKNDCDVIQGYLFSKPLKKEAFENILKAGYISPQVS; translated from the coding sequence ATGGAAAATGATATGAACTACCTCAAATTCAAGCAATTATTTTCAGATCAAAATAAAAGTGAAGAAGTGAATAATGACTTTTTCAATTATTTCACATCTCTTACTAATAATCATCCGAATATTGTTGTTGTATTGTCTAAATTCGGTAAAGTACTTTCATCAAATAGTCAAAAACTCCATGCTTTACTCGGTAAACCAATATTAAATGAAGCGGATTTCCGACAATTTGTTTATGGCGATAATTTGGAGTTACTTCGAAATACTTTTCAAAAAACATTAAAAGGACATTCCGAAAAATGCAATATTGAGATCAGGAATGATCTTAATAATACACTATTTCTCGACCTGACTTTCATTCCGATTATTATTGACGATGAGACTATCGGTATCTATTTGATCGTAACCGATAATACAGATAAAACCTTAATGAAACAGGAACTGTTACTTTGGGAAAATCATTTGAATTATGCGCAGCAAATAGCCGAAATCGGAAGCTGGGAATATCATTTCAAAGAAGACAAGCTAATCTGTTCAAAAAACTTTTATAATATGTTCGGATTGGATTACAAAAAATATATCAGTATTGATGAGCCTTTCAAGCAAATTCACCCTGATGATTTGAATATCTCAATTCAATATTTACAAAAATCCATTCATGAAGGCGAAAACTATACACATAAAGTTCGGGTTTATCATAAAAAAACAAATGAATTAAAATATTTTAAAGTACATGCAGAAGTCTTTTGGGAAGAAGGAAAACCGACGAAAGTCTTTGGCATCATTAAAGATGAAACTTATCAAACTTTGCTGAAAAAGCAATTGATTGAGCAAAATGAAGGCTATAAATCCATTTTTGATAATCTTACTTCAGGGATATGGATGAAGGAAGATATAGGCGGTAAATTCCTCTTTGCTTCTAAAGGTTTAGAGGAAATATTGGAGATTCCCCTCTCCACCCTATATGAAGATTCAAAAGCCTGGCATAATATGATTCAGCCAGTACATCTTACAGAATTGGAAAATGGGAAAAAGAAATTGATGCGCGGGAATAGTTTCCAGTGGATATATCGGATTAACTCCGGGAACGAAAATACAAAATGGCTGCTTGAAGAAGTTGTCCCCCGCCTTGATGATCATGGCCAAATAACGAATATATTCGGTTTAGTGACCGACATTACTTATGAAATTGAAAAAGAACACAAAATCAATTACTTATCCAACTACGATCATCTTACAGGTCTGCCAAATCAGCAAAGTCTGTTTAAACAATTGGACCTCTTATGTGAGAGCGATAATCCATTTGCGATACTTTATTTTGACCTTGACCGCTTTAATATTATTAATGACTCACTCGGCTATTATATCGGAGATAAAACATTAAAGTACGTAGCCAATCGTCTTGAAAAAATAATGCCTAAAGACAGTTATTTAGCTCGTCTGAGCAGCAATGATTTTATAATGATCATCCATAATTTTGAGAATAAAAAAGAAGTGCTTCAATATGCCAAAATGATAATCAAAAAAATAAGAGAACCATTTACGATTGAGGATTACGAGTTAAATATTTCAACTAGTATTGGAATTACCTTCTATCCTGATGAAGGGAAAGAAAAATTGACGCTTTTGAAAAATGCGCACACAGCCCTTCATAAAGCTAAAAAGGAAGGGAAAAGTAATTTTCAGCTTTCTTCTGATGAAGGCGATATATCAAATTATAAAAAATATGCGTTGGATCGGGATATGCGGAAAGCCATATCAAATGAAGAGTTTGAGCTACACTTCCAGCCGCAGGTAGAGACGAGAAATGGTTCTCTTTGCGGTGCTGAAGCGTTAATTCGCTGGAATCATAAAGAATGGGGATTAGTCTCTCCCGGAGAATTTATCCCGCTTGCCGAAGAAAATCATATGATCAATGGAATTACCGATTGGGTGATTGAAAAAGTATGTCAGCTTCTTAAAGAATGGAAGGAAAAAGGATTGCCGATCATCCCGATAGCAATTAATATTCCTCCTATTCGCTTTATGAAAAAAGGCTTGTTACAACATGTTAAGTTACAATTAGAAAAATACGGAATTGATCCGTTCTATCTGGAATTCGAAATTACAGAAGATACTTTGCTGAATATCGAATCGAGCGTATATTTAACAATTCAAAGCCTGAAAGATCTTGGAATTCGCATCGCAGTTGACGATTTTGGTACCGGCTATGCTTCATTAGCTTCGATACGAAAGTTTAAACCGAATAAAATTAAGATCGACAAAATATTTATCGATAATATTAATAACGAGGATAAGGTAGATAACGGCATTATTTGCGCTACATTACATTTGGCGAAATCCTTGGAGATGAATGTTGTTGCTGAAGGTGTGGAAGAGTTTGAACAGCTTAAATTTCTTAAGAAGAATGATTGCGACGTCATTCAAGGATATCTATTTTCCAAACCATTAAAGAAAGAAGCGTTCGAAAATATTCTGAAAGCCGGCTATATATCCCCACAAGTTTCCTAA
- a CDS encoding ABC transporter substrate-binding protein produces MNKKLFTLASTATVAAVALAGCVETKSDVEEKDSSTTETAGAKPVIELLGMSSSEQDMNIVRDQLVKNGFDVKLNIQPDYGSFTAQQDAGNFDIAISSWTTVTGNPDYAVRGLFKTGGDYSRTSDETVDKLIDEASTLTGDEAKEKYKELEQALVFDNAYIAPLYISQKFQGIYKAEVNPDTVRLPKSRAQAWESISFNDEGKNASETLVLHQALASLTSLDPVKANDGSINTLNTNMYVRLVNLSDTDEVVSEGSLSYDHAIAENNEEYYFVLRDDINFAKVEGEKAVDTGDLVSAEDVVFSLNRAKDETSVPDHRTYSIHENIDTVEIVSDITSLDSVKTADGKSILEELSDDLPAAISEVVTDEKDVDNASGKYQVVKLTTPNPFPQVLNYLAHQSGGIVSEAAVTVVNTFDVASYDPNTDIAYGDQSTVTEGASYANHLAASGPYILVKKNDYEATFVKNPAYQAGTENEPKIENISVRFIQDNDSALSALRNGEIHVLQSVPETKTDVVEGDENLQLKTADSNAVSYLLFNTSGRETAKSADLRKAVLHSINQEEFISYYQGKKKPAVSTVSPLIDTGLKLEADSAKVKEFLKAYNESK; encoded by the coding sequence ATGAATAAAAAATTATTTACGTTAGCATCAACAGCAACAGTGGCAGCAGTAGCATTAGCAGGCTGTGTCGAAACAAAATCAGATGTAGAGGAAAAAGATTCTTCAACAACTGAAACGGCTGGAGCAAAACCAGTCATCGAATTACTTGGTATGTCTTCTTCAGAGCAGGACATGAATATTGTGCGTGACCAATTAGTGAAGAATGGTTTTGATGTGAAACTGAATATCCAACCGGATTACGGTTCTTTCACAGCACAACAGGATGCCGGAAACTTTGATATTGCCATTTCAAGCTGGACGACTGTAACTGGTAACCCGGACTATGCAGTACGCGGTTTATTCAAAACAGGCGGGGACTACAGCCGTACTTCAGATGAAACAGTCGATAAATTAATCGATGAAGCGAGTACATTAACGGGTGATGAAGCAAAGGAAAAATATAAAGAGCTGGAACAAGCTTTAGTATTCGACAATGCCTATATTGCACCATTATATATTTCTCAAAAATTCCAAGGTATTTATAAAGCGGAAGTGAATCCGGATACAGTACGTCTGCCAAAATCACGTGCTCAGGCATGGGAATCAATTTCATTCAATGATGAAGGTAAAAATGCATCTGAAACATTAGTACTTCACCAAGCATTGGCATCATTGACATCACTTGATCCTGTTAAGGCAAATGATGGCTCGATCAATACATTGAATACAAATATGTATGTACGTTTAGTGAATTTATCAGATACAGATGAAGTTGTATCAGAAGGTTCACTTTCATACGACCATGCAATTGCAGAAAACAATGAAGAATATTATTTCGTACTGCGCGATGATATTAACTTTGCAAAAGTGGAAGGCGAAAAAGCTGTTGATACGGGTGATTTAGTATCAGCAGAAGATGTTGTATTCTCATTAAACCGTGCAAAAGACGAAACTTCGGTACCGGATCACCGCACATATTCAATCCATGAAAATATTGATACAGTGGAAATCGTATCGGATATTACATCATTGGATTCAGTGAAAACTGCAGATGGCAAGTCAATTTTAGAAGAATTATCGGATGATCTGCCTGCAGCGATTTCTGAAGTTGTAACAGATGAAAAAGATGTAGATAATGCATCAGGGAAATACCAAGTTGTTAAATTGACAACACCAAATCCTTTCCCGCAAGTATTAAACTACTTAGCGCACCAATCTGGCGGTATTGTATCAGAAGCTGCGGTAACTGTAGTCAATACATTTGATGTAGCAAGCTATGATCCAAACACGGATATCGCATACGGTGACCAATCAACTGTAACTGAAGGCGCGAGCTATGCAAACCATTTAGCAGCATCAGGTCCATATATTTTAGTGAAGAAAAATGACTATGAAGCAACATTCGTGAAAAACCCTGCATACCAGGCAGGAACAGAAAATGAGCCGAAAATTGAAAACATCAGTGTTCGTTTCATCCAGGATAATGACAGTGCACTATCTGCATTGCGTAATGGTGAAATCCACGTATTACAATCAGTTCCTGAAACGAAAACAGATGTAGTGGAAGGCGATGAAAACTTACAATTAAAAACAGCTGACAGCAATGCCGTATCGTACTTATTGTTCAATACTAGCGGCCGTGAAACTGCGAAATCTGCAGACTTACGTAAAGCAGTCCTTCACTCAATCAACCAAGAAGAGTTCATCAGCTACTACCAAGGTAAGAAAAAGCCGGCTGTATCAACAGTTTCACCTTTAATTGACACAGGTTTAAAACTGGAAGCAGACAGCGCAAAAGTAAAAGAGTTCTTAAAAGCATATAACGAATCAAAATAA
- a CDS encoding ABC transporter permease — protein MKFISDVKLLLKITQEYVNAQFTIAFSAIFSLLFLLYSFNFSEGIWRPYVIGFFAIYLGTTIYVWLTSLLIKKDLAKYRELTKRTRLLGIPLIFTIFVGNVFAAGFGFMLASKNKTAEYTFAVYAFMTQIFIILISGLNLFKPYVVDTFVLAMGGFILLALLYLAAAVLIAKFVTVDTAPKWMLPLGIVLLIPTLTGNFFSLLLGITLIRKARNADPSAVEKWQKTWNKILRNTMAVFGLFFIVFMFSLSVVSSWTFDYDFAVENNYAVLLQTPTLEYPLGTDNFGRDLFSRIVFGAQISLIVGFCATIIPAIIGGALGAISGYYGKNTDNLIMRALDILYAIPGILLAIAIIAAFGANTTNLIIALSVGAIPTYARTMRANVLQISNYEFVESARALGANDRSIIFKHIVPNALAPMIVKATLTIGGAVISTSSLSFLGLGIEPHIPEWGNILKVGSTYLESHSYLAIFPGLCIMLLVLSFNFFGDGLRDALDPKSN, from the coding sequence GTGAAATTTATATCAGATGTAAAACTGCTGTTGAAAATAACACAAGAGTATGTAAATGCACAGTTTACCATTGCTTTTTCTGCGATTTTTTCATTGCTGTTTTTACTTTATAGTTTTAATTTTTCAGAAGGTATATGGCGACCGTATGTAATTGGTTTTTTTGCGATCTATCTAGGTACAACAATTTACGTATGGCTCACATCACTGCTTATTAAAAAGGATTTGGCGAAGTACAGAGAACTGACAAAGCGTACACGTCTTCTTGGTATCCCATTGATATTTACTATTTTTGTCGGGAATGTATTTGCTGCTGGATTCGGTTTTATGCTCGCATCGAAAAATAAAACGGCAGAATATACATTTGCTGTTTATGCTTTTATGACGCAAATATTCATTATCCTGATTTCGGGGCTAAATTTGTTCAAACCATATGTAGTGGATACATTTGTTCTTGCAATGGGCGGGTTTATCCTACTAGCATTGCTGTATTTAGCAGCTGCTGTTTTAATCGCAAAGTTTGTTACGGTTGATACAGCGCCTAAATGGATGCTGCCGCTTGGAATTGTTCTGCTAATCCCAACATTGACAGGCAATTTCTTCTCGCTGTTACTAGGTATCACATTAATTCGTAAAGCACGAAATGCAGATCCTTCTGCAGTAGAGAAATGGCAAAAAACATGGAATAAAATCTTACGCAATACGATGGCTGTATTTGGCCTGTTTTTCATCGTTTTCATGTTCAGTTTGTCGGTTGTTAGTTCATGGACATTCGATTATGACTTTGCGGTTGAAAACAATTATGCAGTACTGCTGCAAACACCGACATTGGAATATCCGTTAGGTACCGATAATTTCGGTCGGGACTTGTTCTCACGCATTGTATTCGGTGCGCAAATTTCGTTGATCGTCGGTTTTTGTGCGACGATCATCCCGGCGATAATCGGCGGGGCGCTCGGTGCGATTTCCGGCTATTACGGTAAAAATACCGACAATTTGATTATGCGTGCATTGGATATTTTATATGCGATTCCAGGAATTTTGCTGGCTATTGCAATCATTGCCGCATTTGGCGCAAATACGACAAATCTGATCATCGCTTTAAGTGTCGGGGCTATCCCGACATATGCGCGGACAATGCGGGCAAATGTACTGCAGATTTCAAACTATGAATTTGTTGAATCTGCCCGTGCATTAGGGGCAAATGACCGCTCGATTATTTTCAAACATATTGTACCAAATGCACTGGCACCGATGATTGTCAAAGCAACTTTAACAATCGGAGGAGCTGTTATTTCAACGAGTAGTTTAAGCTTCCTCGGATTAGGTATTGAACCGCATATACCGGAGTGGGGCAATATTTTAAAAGTTGGAAGTACGTATTTAGAATCACATTCATATTTAGCGATTTTCCCGGGGCTATGTATTATGCTGCTTGTTTTATCGTTTAACTTTTTCGGCGATGGACTGCGTGACGCATTGGACCCAAAATCTAATTAA
- a CDS encoding ABC transporter permease subunit, producing MQHLFFESFQKNASKKGYYFAFVLLGLLVHIFTIPFYLVNRSKSTYAEKAMNVKRQLIEDEKVFEWHKQYEVEERTKAQFFNQKIDEQTIINNAKSLAQQKLEREVEKVLAANGVVENSYKNYFSTLLKRPYFLLITIIPGILMYALLLITSNPFARFIFERLLQSVFVIVGVATLVFTILYISPFDPARNLLGVEATPAQVENFNKLYGLDQPYLVQLWHSLSGLFTFDLGTSFAGKEDVTQSILNKFPVTLEIAMFSLLMAIAIAIPVGIISAVRPNSFIDYVFMLIALIGLSIPSFWQGLIFILTFSLELKWFPATYNPGNWMSIVLPIVVLGTSITASIARMTRSSMLEVIHEDYIITAKAKGLSERKVITKHAIRNAMIPIITVIGLLFGGMLGGAAVTEKVFNISGIGSYIVDKQFIPDIPAILGGVVYIAITISIVNMLIDILYAFFDPRIRSKMKKS from the coding sequence ATGCAGCATTTATTTTTTGAAAGCTTTCAAAAAAATGCTTCGAAAAAGGGTTATTATTTCGCTTTCGTGCTGCTCGGTCTGCTCGTACACATTTTTACAATTCCGTTCTATTTAGTAAATCGTTCTAAATCAACGTATGCGGAAAAAGCTATGAATGTGAAGAGACAATTAATAGAAGATGAGAAAGTATTCGAGTGGCATAAGCAATATGAAGTAGAAGAACGGACAAAAGCTCAGTTTTTCAATCAAAAGATCGATGAGCAAACTATCATCAATAATGCGAAATCGCTTGCTCAGCAAAAATTGGAGCGAGAAGTTGAAAAAGTACTCGCGGCAAATGGAGTAGTGGAAAACTCCTATAAAAATTATTTTAGTACTCTATTAAAACGTCCGTATTTTTTACTGATTACGATAATTCCTGGCATTTTGATGTATGCTTTACTACTTATTACGAGTAATCCATTTGCTCGCTTTATTTTTGAGCGCTTATTACAGAGTGTGTTCGTTATCGTTGGGGTGGCAACACTCGTGTTTACGATTTTGTACATTTCGCCGTTTGATCCAGCCCGCAATTTGCTTGGGGTAGAGGCGACACCTGCACAGGTCGAAAACTTTAATAAGCTATATGGATTAGATCAGCCTTATTTAGTGCAGCTTTGGCATTCACTGTCAGGTCTGTTCACATTCGATCTAGGAACATCCTTTGCCGGGAAGGAAGATGTAACGCAGAGCATATTGAACAAATTTCCGGTAACGCTTGAAATCGCGATGTTTTCATTACTCATGGCGATTGCCATTGCCATTCCGGTCGGTATTATTTCAGCAGTACGTCCGAATTCATTTATCGATTATGTATTCATGTTAATCGCATTAATCGGTTTATCAATACCAAGTTTCTGGCAAGGGCTGATTTTCATTTTGACGTTCTCGCTTGAACTGAAATGGTTCCCGGCTACATATAATCCGGGAAATTGGATGTCGATCGTTCTGCCGATTGTTGTACTCGGAACATCGATTACTGCATCGATTGCCCGTATGACAAGATCCAGTATGCTGGAAGTCATCCATGAAGATTATATTATTACTGCAAAAGCTAAAGGGTTAAGTGAACGGAAAGTAATTACAAAACACGCAATCCGCAATGCAATGATTCCGATTATTACAGTTATTGGACTGTTGTTTGGCGGAATGCTCGGCGGTGCGGCAGTTACAGAGAAAGTCTTTAATATTAGCGGTATAGGAAGTTATATTGTCGACAAGCAGTTTATTCCGGATATTCCGGCAATTTTGGGTGGGGTAGTCTATATTGCAATTACCATTTCCATCGTGAATATGCTGATCGATATTTTATACGCTTTCTTTGACCCACGAATTCGTTCGAAAATGAAAAAATCTTAG
- a CDS encoding ABC transporter ATP-binding protein, giving the protein MSKKLLQVKDLRVSFITGEQEFEAVKGVSFHVNEGETVGIVGESGSGKSVTARSIMRLLPSPPSFLKDGTIEFQGKNLITQTENQMEAIRGKDISMIFQDPMTSTNPTIRIGDQIAEGIIKHQGLSKKEAYSKTIELLKLVGIKNSEERYNQYPHEFSGGMRQRVMIAMALACNPSLLIADEPTTALDVTIQAQILSLMKDMQQRFGTSIILITHDLGVVAGMCDRVVVMKEGEVVEQGTTEEIFANPQHPYTKRLLNALPKLHEPKQPKEQPNLSPDLNINVPLVEVKNISKHFELAKGNVLKAVNDLSFQIYPGETLGLVGESGSGKSTTGRTLLQLHEPTDGEVLYKGVPVSRLTKNELKSMRRHMQIIFQDPYSSLNPRKKVLDIIGEALDVHKLSPSKEARRARVEELLELVGLQKEHALRYPHEFSGGQRQRIGIARALAVEPQFIVCDEPLSALDVSIQKQVVDLLKDLQQRLGLTYLFIAHDLSMVKHISDRVAVMYGGKIVELAESEELYANPQHPYTKMLLDSIPIPDPAIEKQKKRIVMTDEELAKNRFDVENTELVEVTKGHWVAI; this is encoded by the coding sequence ATGAGTAAAAAGTTGCTTCAAGTAAAGGATTTACGTGTATCTTTTATAACTGGAGAGCAAGAATTCGAAGCCGTAAAAGGCGTAAGTTTTCATGTGAATGAAGGTGAAACAGTCGGAATTGTAGGAGAATCCGGGAGCGGGAAAAGTGTGACAGCCCGTTCAATTATGCGTCTGCTTCCGTCTCCCCCCTCTTTTTTAAAGGATGGAACGATTGAATTTCAAGGAAAAAATCTGATTACGCAAACGGAAAATCAAATGGAAGCGATCCGGGGGAAGGACATTAGTATGATATTCCAGGACCCGATGACTTCCACGAACCCTACTATTCGTATTGGTGACCAAATTGCGGAAGGTATAATAAAGCATCAAGGGCTTTCCAAAAAAGAAGCGTATTCGAAAACAATTGAACTGCTGAAATTAGTCGGAATAAAAAATAGTGAAGAACGCTATAATCAGTACCCTCATGAATTCAGTGGCGGAATGCGTCAACGCGTGATGATTGCCATGGCATTAGCGTGTAATCCTTCCCTTCTTATCGCCGATGAACCGACAACAGCGCTTGACGTAACAATCCAAGCTCAGATTTTATCGTTGATGAAGGATATGCAGCAGCGATTTGGTACATCTATTATATTGATCACACATGATTTAGGTGTTGTTGCGGGAATGTGTGACCGCGTAGTTGTTATGAAGGAAGGCGAAGTGGTAGAACAAGGTACGACGGAAGAAATTTTCGCGAATCCGCAGCACCCTTATACAAAGCGGCTTTTAAACGCGTTGCCAAAGCTTCATGAACCAAAGCAGCCAAAAGAACAGCCGAATCTATCTCCTGATTTAAATATTAACGTGCCTTTAGTGGAAGTTAAAAATATATCCAAGCATTTTGAATTAGCAAAAGGCAATGTATTAAAAGCGGTCAATGACTTATCATTCCAGATTTACCCTGGTGAAACATTAGGACTTGTTGGTGAATCAGGATCCGGAAAATCGACAACCGGACGTACACTTCTTCAATTACACGAACCGACAGACGGTGAAGTGCTTTATAAAGGTGTGCCGGTCAGTCGCCTAACGAAAAATGAACTGAAAAGTATGCGTCGTCATATGCAAATCATCTTTCAGGATCCCTATTCAAGTTTAAACCCAAGAAAAAAAGTGCTGGATATTATCGGAGAAGCATTGGATGTTCATAAACTGTCCCCTTCCAAGGAAGCTCGCCGGGCAAGGGTGGAAGAATTATTGGAACTTGTTGGTTTACAAAAAGAGCATGCACTCCGCTATCCGCATGAATTCAGCGGTGGTCAGCGCCAACGCATCGGCATTGCACGTGCGCTTGCTGTGGAACCACAATTTATCGTTTGTGACGAACCATTATCCGCGCTTGATGTGTCCATCCAAAAACAAGTGGTGGATTTATTAAAAGACTTGCAGCAACGCCTAGGATTAACGTACTTGTTTATTGCACATGACTTATCGATGGTAAAGCATATTAGTGACCGTGTTGCCGTTATGTATGGCGGGAAAATTGTTGAGCTGGCAGAAAGTGAAGAGCTGTATGCCAATCCGCAGCATCCCTATACGAAAATGCTGCTCGATTCGATTCCAATTCCGGATCCGGCCATTGAAAAACAGAAAAAGCGTATTGTGATGACAGACGAAGAACTGGCAAAGAACCGTTTTGATGTAGAGAACACAGAGCTTGTTGAAGTTACTAAAGGGCATTGGGTAGCGATTTAA